One window of the Salvelinus alpinus chromosome 13, SLU_Salpinus.1, whole genome shotgun sequence genome contains the following:
- the hnrnpl gene encoding heterogeneous nuclear ribonucleoprotein L isoform X4, with protein sequence MAAAAGRYYNEGGRATKRQKTEDGMTTEGYDDPHKTLPSPVVHIRGLVDGIMEADLVEALQEFGTISYVVMMPKKRQALVEYEDLNGSCNAVTYAAENQVYIAGHPSFINYSTSQKISRPGDPDDSRSVNNVLLLTIMNPIYPITSDVLYTVCNNCGPVQRIVIFRKNGVQAMVEFDSVQSAQRAKASLNGADIYSGCCTLKIEYAKPTRLNVFKNDQDTWDYTNPNLSGQDADAEGNWNNSQDPNANPNKRVRQPALLGDHPPEYGGPTGGYHGYHDESGYGPPPHYEGGRRMGPLMGGRGRGRGGSYGGPGYGHGPPPPGDYSAHADSPVVMVYGLEPAKINADRVFNVFCLYGNVERVKFMKSKPGAAMVEMGDCYAVDRAISHLNNNFLFEQKLNVCVSKQQAIMPGQSYELEDGSSSFKDFHGSRNNRFTSPEQAAKNRIQHPSNVLHFFNGQPDISVEVFNGVCEELSVKNPSNIKLFTGKSERSSSGLLEWESINDAMEALAMMNHYQMKNPSGPYPYTLKLCFSTAQHAN encoded by the exons ATGGCCGCCGCAGCAGGTCGCTACTACAACGAGGGTGGCAGAGCAACGAAAAGACAGAAAACCGAAGACGGGATGACGACG GAGGGCTATGATGACCCCCATAAAACGCTCCCTTCCCCGGTGGTCCACATCAGGGGCCTTGTTGATGGCATCATGGAAGcagatctagtggaagccctgcAGGAGTTTGGGACCATCAG TTATGTGGTCATGATGCCCAAGAAGCGCCAGGCCCTGGTGGAGTATGAGGACTTGAATGGATCCTGCAACGCTGTGACTTACGCAGCTGAGAACCAGGTCTACATCGCTGGGCACCCCTCCTTCATCAACTACTCCACCAGCCAGAAGATCTCCCGGCCCGGAGACCCAGACGACTCACGCAGCGTCAATAACGTGCTTCTGCTCACCATCATGAACCCTATCTACCCCATAACCTCG GATGTGCTGTATACCGTCTGTAACAACTGTGGGCCTGTGCAAAGGATCGTCATCTTCAGGAAGAATGGAGTTCAGGCCATGGTGGAAT TTGACTCTGTGCAAAGTGCCCAGAGGGCGAAAGCCTCTCTAAATGGGGCAGACATCTACTCTGGCTGCTGCACACTGAAGATTGAGTACGCCAAG CCAACCCGCCTCAATGTGTTCAAGAATGACCAGGACACCTGGGACTACACAAACCCCAACCTGAGTGGCCAAG ATGCTGACGCTGAAGGCAATTGGAACAATTCACAAG ATCCCAATGCCAACCCCAACAAGCGTGTGAGACAGCCAGCTCTACTAGGAGACCATCCTCCAGAGTATG GCGGCCCAACCGGTGGTTATCACGGCTACCATGATGAAAGCGGCTACGGACCTCCTCCACACTACGAGGGTGGTCGCCGCATGGGGCCTCTGATGGGAGGGCGTGGCCGCGGACGTGGCGGCAGTTACGGGGGACCTGGGTATGGACATGGCCCACCTCCCCCTGGTGACTACAGCGCCCACGCTGACTCCCCCGTTGTCATGGTGTACGGCCTGGAGCCCGCAAAGATCAACGCCGACAGGGTCTTCAACGTCTTCTGTCTTTACGGCAATGTGGAGCGG GTGAAGTTCATGAAGAGTAAGCCGGGGGCAGCCATGGTGGAGATGGGCGACTGCTACGCTGTGGATCGCGCCATCAGCCACCTCAACAACAACTTCCTGTTTGAACAGAAGCTCAACGTCTG TGTGTCCAAGCAGCAGGCCATCATGCCTGGTCAGTCCTACGAGCTGGAGGATGGCTCCAGCAGCTTCAAGGACTTCCATGGCTCCCGCAACAACCGCTTCACCTCCCCGGAGCAGGCGGCCAAGAACCGCATTCAGCACCCAAGCAACGTCCTGCACTTCTTCAACGGGCAGCCCGACATCTCCGTGGAGGTCTTCAACGGG GTCTGTGAGGAACTTAGTGTGAAGAACCCATCTAACATCAAACTCTTCACTGGAAAGA GTGAGCGGAGCTCATCCGGGCTGCTGGAGTGGGAATCTATAAACGACGCCATGGAGGCTCTGGCCATGATGAACCACTACCAGATGAAGAACCCCA GTGGtccgtacccctacacattgaagCTGTGTTTCTCAACCGCGCAGCATGCCAACTAG
- the hnrnpl gene encoding heterogeneous nuclear ribonucleoprotein L isoform X3 — MAAAAGRYYNEGGRATKRQKTEDGMTTEGYDDPHKTLPSPVVHIRGLVDGIMEADLVEALQEFGTISYVVMMPKKRQALVEYEDLNGSCNAVTYAAENQVYIAGHPSFINYSTSQKISRPGDPDDSRSVNNVLLLTIMNPIYPITSDVLYTVCNNCGPVQRIVIFRKNGVQAMVEFDSVQSAQRAKASLNGADIYSGCCTLKIEYAKPTRLNVFKNDQDTWDYTNPNLSGQDADAEGNWNNSQDPNANPNKRVRQPALLGDHPPEYGGPTGGYHGYHDESGYGPPPHYEGGRRMGPLMGGRGRGRGGSYGGPGYGHGPPPPGDYSAHADSPVVMVYGLEPAKINADRVFNVFCLYGNVERVKFMKSKPGAAMVEMGDCYAVDRAISHLNNNFLFEQKLNVCVSKQQAIMPGQSYELEDGSSSFKDFHGSRNNRFTSPEQAAKNRIQHPSNVLHFFNGQPDISVEVFNGVCEELSVKNPSNIKLFTGKSGATGERSSSGLLEWESINDAMEALAMMNHYQMKNPSGPYPYTLKLCFSTAQHAN, encoded by the exons ATGGCCGCCGCAGCAGGTCGCTACTACAACGAGGGTGGCAGAGCAACGAAAAGACAGAAAACCGAAGACGGGATGACGACG GAGGGCTATGATGACCCCCATAAAACGCTCCCTTCCCCGGTGGTCCACATCAGGGGCCTTGTTGATGGCATCATGGAAGcagatctagtggaagccctgcAGGAGTTTGGGACCATCAG TTATGTGGTCATGATGCCCAAGAAGCGCCAGGCCCTGGTGGAGTATGAGGACTTGAATGGATCCTGCAACGCTGTGACTTACGCAGCTGAGAACCAGGTCTACATCGCTGGGCACCCCTCCTTCATCAACTACTCCACCAGCCAGAAGATCTCCCGGCCCGGAGACCCAGACGACTCACGCAGCGTCAATAACGTGCTTCTGCTCACCATCATGAACCCTATCTACCCCATAACCTCG GATGTGCTGTATACCGTCTGTAACAACTGTGGGCCTGTGCAAAGGATCGTCATCTTCAGGAAGAATGGAGTTCAGGCCATGGTGGAAT TTGACTCTGTGCAAAGTGCCCAGAGGGCGAAAGCCTCTCTAAATGGGGCAGACATCTACTCTGGCTGCTGCACACTGAAGATTGAGTACGCCAAG CCAACCCGCCTCAATGTGTTCAAGAATGACCAGGACACCTGGGACTACACAAACCCCAACCTGAGTGGCCAAG ATGCTGACGCTGAAGGCAATTGGAACAATTCACAAG ATCCCAATGCCAACCCCAACAAGCGTGTGAGACAGCCAGCTCTACTAGGAGACCATCCTCCAGAGTATG GCGGCCCAACCGGTGGTTATCACGGCTACCATGATGAAAGCGGCTACGGACCTCCTCCACACTACGAGGGTGGTCGCCGCATGGGGCCTCTGATGGGAGGGCGTGGCCGCGGACGTGGCGGCAGTTACGGGGGACCTGGGTATGGACATGGCCCACCTCCCCCTGGTGACTACAGCGCCCACGCTGACTCCCCCGTTGTCATGGTGTACGGCCTGGAGCCCGCAAAGATCAACGCCGACAGGGTCTTCAACGTCTTCTGTCTTTACGGCAATGTGGAGCGG GTGAAGTTCATGAAGAGTAAGCCGGGGGCAGCCATGGTGGAGATGGGCGACTGCTACGCTGTGGATCGCGCCATCAGCCACCTCAACAACAACTTCCTGTTTGAACAGAAGCTCAACGTCTG TGTGTCCAAGCAGCAGGCCATCATGCCTGGTCAGTCCTACGAGCTGGAGGATGGCTCCAGCAGCTTCAAGGACTTCCATGGCTCCCGCAACAACCGCTTCACCTCCCCGGAGCAGGCGGCCAAGAACCGCATTCAGCACCCAAGCAACGTCCTGCACTTCTTCAACGGGCAGCCCGACATCTCCGTGGAGGTCTTCAACGGG GTCTGTGAGGAACTTAGTGTGAAGAACCCATCTAACATCAAACTCTTCACTGGAAAGAGTG GCGCGACAGGTGAGCGGAGCTCATCCGGGCTGCTGGAGTGGGAATCTATAAACGACGCCATGGAGGCTCTGGCCATGATGAACCACTACCAGATGAAGAACCCCA GTGGtccgtacccctacacattgaagCTGTGTTTCTCAACCGCGCAGCATGCCAACTAG
- the hnrnpl gene encoding heterogeneous nuclear ribonucleoprotein L isoform X1: MAAAAGRYYNEGGRATKRQKTEDGMTTEGYDDPHKTLPSPVVHIRGLVDGIMEADLVEALQEFGTISYVVMMPKKRQALVEYEDLNGSCNAVTYAAENQVYIAGHPSFINYSTSQKISRPGDPDDSRSVNNVLLLTIMNPIYPITSDVLYTVCNNCGPVQRIVIFRKNGVQAMVEFDSVQSAQRAKASLNGADIYSGCCTLKIEYAKPTRLNVFKNDQDTWDYTNPNLSGQDADAEGNWNNSQDPNANPNKRVRQPALLGDHPPEYGGPTGGYHGYHDESGYGPPPHYEGGRRMGPLMGGRGRGRGGSYGGPGYGHGPPPPGDYSAHADSPVVMVYGLEPAKINADRVFNVFCLYGNVERVKFMKSKPGAAMVEMGDCYAVDRAISHLNNNFLFEQKLNVCVSKQQAIMPGQSYELEDGSSSFKDFHGSRNNRFTSPEQAAKNRIQHPSNVLHFFNGQPDISVEVFNGVCEELSVKNPSNIKLFTGKSGATGERSSSGLLEWESINDAMEALAMMNHYQMKNPSKYSDCDNNTTANDTNGGPYPYTLKLCFSTAQHAN; this comes from the exons ATGGCCGCCGCAGCAGGTCGCTACTACAACGAGGGTGGCAGAGCAACGAAAAGACAGAAAACCGAAGACGGGATGACGACG GAGGGCTATGATGACCCCCATAAAACGCTCCCTTCCCCGGTGGTCCACATCAGGGGCCTTGTTGATGGCATCATGGAAGcagatctagtggaagccctgcAGGAGTTTGGGACCATCAG TTATGTGGTCATGATGCCCAAGAAGCGCCAGGCCCTGGTGGAGTATGAGGACTTGAATGGATCCTGCAACGCTGTGACTTACGCAGCTGAGAACCAGGTCTACATCGCTGGGCACCCCTCCTTCATCAACTACTCCACCAGCCAGAAGATCTCCCGGCCCGGAGACCCAGACGACTCACGCAGCGTCAATAACGTGCTTCTGCTCACCATCATGAACCCTATCTACCCCATAACCTCG GATGTGCTGTATACCGTCTGTAACAACTGTGGGCCTGTGCAAAGGATCGTCATCTTCAGGAAGAATGGAGTTCAGGCCATGGTGGAAT TTGACTCTGTGCAAAGTGCCCAGAGGGCGAAAGCCTCTCTAAATGGGGCAGACATCTACTCTGGCTGCTGCACACTGAAGATTGAGTACGCCAAG CCAACCCGCCTCAATGTGTTCAAGAATGACCAGGACACCTGGGACTACACAAACCCCAACCTGAGTGGCCAAG ATGCTGACGCTGAAGGCAATTGGAACAATTCACAAG ATCCCAATGCCAACCCCAACAAGCGTGTGAGACAGCCAGCTCTACTAGGAGACCATCCTCCAGAGTATG GCGGCCCAACCGGTGGTTATCACGGCTACCATGATGAAAGCGGCTACGGACCTCCTCCACACTACGAGGGTGGTCGCCGCATGGGGCCTCTGATGGGAGGGCGTGGCCGCGGACGTGGCGGCAGTTACGGGGGACCTGGGTATGGACATGGCCCACCTCCCCCTGGTGACTACAGCGCCCACGCTGACTCCCCCGTTGTCATGGTGTACGGCCTGGAGCCCGCAAAGATCAACGCCGACAGGGTCTTCAACGTCTTCTGTCTTTACGGCAATGTGGAGCGG GTGAAGTTCATGAAGAGTAAGCCGGGGGCAGCCATGGTGGAGATGGGCGACTGCTACGCTGTGGATCGCGCCATCAGCCACCTCAACAACAACTTCCTGTTTGAACAGAAGCTCAACGTCTG TGTGTCCAAGCAGCAGGCCATCATGCCTGGTCAGTCCTACGAGCTGGAGGATGGCTCCAGCAGCTTCAAGGACTTCCATGGCTCCCGCAACAACCGCTTCACCTCCCCGGAGCAGGCGGCCAAGAACCGCATTCAGCACCCAAGCAACGTCCTGCACTTCTTCAACGGGCAGCCCGACATCTCCGTGGAGGTCTTCAACGGG GTCTGTGAGGAACTTAGTGTGAAGAACCCATCTAACATCAAACTCTTCACTGGAAAGAGTG GCGCGACAGGTGAGCGGAGCTCATCCGGGCTGCTGGAGTGGGAATCTATAAACGACGCCATGGAGGCTCTGGCCATGATGAACCACTACCAGATGAAGAACCCCAGTAAGTACTCAGACTGCGATAACAACACCACAGCTAATGATACCAACG GTGGtccgtacccctacacattgaagCTGTGTTTCTCAACCGCGCAGCATGCCAACTAG
- the hnrnpl gene encoding heterogeneous nuclear ribonucleoprotein L isoform X2, with the protein MAAAAGRYYNEGGRATKRQKTEDGMTTEGYDDPHKTLPSPVVHIRGLVDGIMEADLVEALQEFGTISYVVMMPKKRQALVEYEDLNGSCNAVTYAAENQVYIAGHPSFINYSTSQKISRPGDPDDSRSVNNVLLLTIMNPIYPITSDVLYTVCNNCGPVQRIVIFRKNGVQAMVEFDSVQSAQRAKASLNGADIYSGCCTLKIEYAKPTRLNVFKNDQDTWDYTNPNLSGQDADAEGNWNNSQDPNANPNKRVRQPALLGDHPPEYGGPTGGYHGYHDESGYGPPPHYEGGRRMGPLMGGRGRGRGGSYGGPGYGHGPPPPGDYSAHADSPVVMVYGLEPAKINADRVFNVFCLYGNVERVKFMKSKPGAAMVEMGDCYAVDRAISHLNNNFLFEQKLNVCVSKQQAIMPGQSYELEDGSSSFKDFHGSRNNRFTSPEQAAKNRIQHPSNVLHFFNGQPDISVEVFNGVCEELSVKNPSNIKLFTGKSERSSSGLLEWESINDAMEALAMMNHYQMKNPSKYSDCDNNTTANDTNGGPYPYTLKLCFSTAQHAN; encoded by the exons ATGGCCGCCGCAGCAGGTCGCTACTACAACGAGGGTGGCAGAGCAACGAAAAGACAGAAAACCGAAGACGGGATGACGACG GAGGGCTATGATGACCCCCATAAAACGCTCCCTTCCCCGGTGGTCCACATCAGGGGCCTTGTTGATGGCATCATGGAAGcagatctagtggaagccctgcAGGAGTTTGGGACCATCAG TTATGTGGTCATGATGCCCAAGAAGCGCCAGGCCCTGGTGGAGTATGAGGACTTGAATGGATCCTGCAACGCTGTGACTTACGCAGCTGAGAACCAGGTCTACATCGCTGGGCACCCCTCCTTCATCAACTACTCCACCAGCCAGAAGATCTCCCGGCCCGGAGACCCAGACGACTCACGCAGCGTCAATAACGTGCTTCTGCTCACCATCATGAACCCTATCTACCCCATAACCTCG GATGTGCTGTATACCGTCTGTAACAACTGTGGGCCTGTGCAAAGGATCGTCATCTTCAGGAAGAATGGAGTTCAGGCCATGGTGGAAT TTGACTCTGTGCAAAGTGCCCAGAGGGCGAAAGCCTCTCTAAATGGGGCAGACATCTACTCTGGCTGCTGCACACTGAAGATTGAGTACGCCAAG CCAACCCGCCTCAATGTGTTCAAGAATGACCAGGACACCTGGGACTACACAAACCCCAACCTGAGTGGCCAAG ATGCTGACGCTGAAGGCAATTGGAACAATTCACAAG ATCCCAATGCCAACCCCAACAAGCGTGTGAGACAGCCAGCTCTACTAGGAGACCATCCTCCAGAGTATG GCGGCCCAACCGGTGGTTATCACGGCTACCATGATGAAAGCGGCTACGGACCTCCTCCACACTACGAGGGTGGTCGCCGCATGGGGCCTCTGATGGGAGGGCGTGGCCGCGGACGTGGCGGCAGTTACGGGGGACCTGGGTATGGACATGGCCCACCTCCCCCTGGTGACTACAGCGCCCACGCTGACTCCCCCGTTGTCATGGTGTACGGCCTGGAGCCCGCAAAGATCAACGCCGACAGGGTCTTCAACGTCTTCTGTCTTTACGGCAATGTGGAGCGG GTGAAGTTCATGAAGAGTAAGCCGGGGGCAGCCATGGTGGAGATGGGCGACTGCTACGCTGTGGATCGCGCCATCAGCCACCTCAACAACAACTTCCTGTTTGAACAGAAGCTCAACGTCTG TGTGTCCAAGCAGCAGGCCATCATGCCTGGTCAGTCCTACGAGCTGGAGGATGGCTCCAGCAGCTTCAAGGACTTCCATGGCTCCCGCAACAACCGCTTCACCTCCCCGGAGCAGGCGGCCAAGAACCGCATTCAGCACCCAAGCAACGTCCTGCACTTCTTCAACGGGCAGCCCGACATCTCCGTGGAGGTCTTCAACGGG GTCTGTGAGGAACTTAGTGTGAAGAACCCATCTAACATCAAACTCTTCACTGGAAAGA GTGAGCGGAGCTCATCCGGGCTGCTGGAGTGGGAATCTATAAACGACGCCATGGAGGCTCTGGCCATGATGAACCACTACCAGATGAAGAACCCCAGTAAGTACTCAGACTGCGATAACAACACCACAGCTAATGATACCAACG GTGGtccgtacccctacacattgaagCTGTGTTTCTCAACCGCGCAGCATGCCAACTAG